A stretch of DNA from Misgurnus anguillicaudatus chromosome 15, ASM2758022v2, whole genome shotgun sequence:
cttttttttaaCCAAGAATAGCTCTGCGTCCCTCCGATGAAATGTCAATCTCAGAAATGGCCCGAatccagtttgagtttgagactcCTGTCTAATCAGATGTGTGTTAAGCGGTGTGTTAAGAGCGTCTGAATCTGCCGGGAAGCACGTCAGGAAAGATAGACATAGGCAAATGTCTTATACAGGATGTTGTTATGGATTGAAGGCCAATATGACGGGAGTAAAGGAGTGGGTCAGAAATAATTTTCGACCACCTAATacgttttgtttgctactttttgtttcatataatttgtttacgttttgtaaatataaattaaatgaaaatgatccttgtttatactggcatttctCAAAAGATCTTCGTTCACACTCTGTTAACACATGAAACAGTTTTAACCTTTTAAGTTGTTTGTATTAAATCTTCGAGCCCTTGGTGTGAGTTTTTATCGCACGTGATGGAAGAGCGCACTACTCTTACGGTTAGGTCTAAACATGATATGAGCTTCAATTGGTAGCCAGTGGAGAGAGATGAAGAGCGGCGTCACATGAGCTCTTTTGGGCTCCTGAAAAATTATCCAATCTTCTCATTGAATTATCCCATCAATCTTTCTGGAAGTTGAATGTGTTTTGACCTGGTTTATATCAGGTGTGTCCTGTACTGAACATCTGTTAACATTGAGATCTATCTGTTCTCAGGCAAAATGCTGGAGCCGCAAATGAAAGCACATTATCTCTGTTCTTCCGTTCACTGCTGCCAAACTTTAACTTACAGGTGAGGAGATTATTGTCTATTATCAGCTGTACATTTTGACTAATACTTAATAATATTCACAATATTCATCTGTATATACTGCCTTTAGAAAGCATTAAGGGGCTCATATTATGAGTTTTCACTTGTTATCTTTAGTAAcagtgtaatgttgctgttgtAAACGTTTAGAAGACCTtgtaatgttaaaaagatctgtaaacaattattgtttttttgtgtgcaaTTGTAACTCATTAGGcaggttttttttaccatttacaCCTGTCTTGTTCTAATCCTCATTTTATGATCACTTTTTATCCAGAGGAATGAAGAGGGACAGGAAGTTGCTCGTGCTGGCCGGGAATTAAACCAGGAAGTGAATCGACTGATGGTGGCCATGCGGGACATGTTGGCAAACATTCAGTTTCATGAACCACAGAGGGAGGACAATCCTGACAGAGATGATGAGGAATGGGACTGGGCGGATTAAAGAAAGAAATCATTGATATTGTAGATGATAAGGGGAATTGCCTGTTTATGAAATGCTTTTCTTGTGCTAAAAGATTAAATTGTTTATGTCCAATACTCATGACCAATACTGTAGCTTTATTCCACGTGCCTTAAAGAATAGATTTGTCTTCATAAAGTAAACAACTAGAGGCCATggatgatttattttaatcttatTGATTTTAAACATGCAACAGACATATGTAAGGTAATTTGaaacttatttttaaattttataatCCTCTTAACTCTTGGCCAAAATATGTGGTTAGCCATAAAAAAGCTTTGAGTCAAATTTTTAAGACAAAAGTGTCATAAAGATTTACTGAAAGGTTTTGCGAGAGTTTTGAAATGCAGGCCCGTACAATGTGTTATCATGCAGCAAGCATCATTTCTGTAGAGCCAATGAAAATAAGAATATGAAATCTGCACATTACAATGTATTAGTGTGattcagttaaaataaaactaCATATTGTggtgttaaaatgttttagaaagaaaacacaaaaccttaaattATTCTCAATCTTCCAGCAGAGTATTTTATTAGTGTATGTTAAAATAGATGTCATATTTCCTGATGATCACTAATTGACAAACTGTAATCCTCTCATTCAACATTTAAATATCATTGTCCCTTTACCATCTTAAATGAATAGTTAAAAATGGAAGATGGTTGATTTCATCTTGAGAATTAAAAATATCAGCCATCTTTCCATGCTTTtctattttaaatgatcatttCATTACAGGTCCAGACATTTAAGGATcatattgtttctgttagttttaatattattagtcTTCCTCCTGGTGTCTGTGTCAGCTCATTGAATGATTTTCACACTTTAAACCATAGCCAATTTCAAACTGGAAGTTCCATTTAGTGTCACCAAGTATTAAAAGTTTCACTATTTTTATGCTAACAATTTCTCCCAACTGCAAGTTctagaaacaaaattcacaTTATTCTTCTGATTCCTGGACTTACGCTGAGTCAAATCCATACCTTAGTATTTATTTCTGAATAAGATTTTGCACCAGATGTTTCGATTATTCTGagtataatgataaaaaaatcatgaatTTGTTGTTCTGGTGGTTAATTTGACCTGTTACCACTTTTGTCGTACTGCTTTggttctgtttacaccaaattcatTTGATAACAAGTTGAAAAATGAACCCAAATGATTGTGACATTAATATTCTGATGTTGTCACTTAAATAAACTAGGAAAACTTGACTAGACGTATAAGATGTGATCTTTAATTTTATTCAGTATTAGTATCAATGGCACATTGAGAGCAGAGATGTCAACAACCAACTTATTTTAAACAATCCACCGTTCTTTGCCACATTATCAttctttttataaaatatcattcattttgactaattttagACTTCTCCATAAATCGACATTCATGAATTTTGCTCACTGTTTAACGTCACAGGTGTTCTCTGTATTTCCTTTATGTGAAAAATTTTGGTATGATCCCTTAAACAAAGCATTACTTATGTGAGAGCCAACATCACTGATCCATGCAGACAAGCAAAACtgcatttgtgttatttaaGGCACCGCATGATCATTTAATAGTGTTAATAACAGTTCTGGGCGGAGATATAACTAAAATGCTGGCCTTGTTTTCTGGTTAACCCAGGGCTACGAGTCGTGAGCCTCCATGTGAGACGTTACCTCAATTTTAGGACAAGCAGACCTTCAGGCCGTCTGCGATCCTTCAACAACCAAAATCTTTGCTAATGTACGTATAACGAGAAGCAGACAGAGGGACAAAAAAATGGAACATTTTGTTTGACGATTCTCAACTAACTTTAAATGTCACATATATTTGGTTGTTAATATGACCGCGGAGGTATGTTTACCCcaaattacattatttttaggTGAGTTTTGTGGtatttaaacctaaaaaaatcctcaaaggtacatatctgtgcCCAAATGGTACCATCCCAATGACAACTTCTAtacctttttctgagagtgaatAAGATTACTGGTCACATAATAATGAAGCTTTGAGATGCTTTTGTTGTACTATAGCTCTCGGTCACAAATACATTTGTGCATGTCttcctgttttattcatttCTATTGAATTCAAGCAATGATTGTTAAGTGAAAACTCAGTGAAAACTCAGTACTGATCCTACTGGATCTATTTGCCGCTTTTGACACTGTCAATCACCACATCCTCCTGTTGACCCTATAGGGTATGGGTGTCTCTGGAACAGTGCTACTATGGTTCAAGTCTTACCTCTCAAGCAGGTCATTTGGTGTAACCTGGAGAGATGATGTCTCTGAACCCCAACCTCTCAATACTTCAAAATACGTCTTAACTCGTTCACGTTGTTCCCATTACTGCAAACACTGcagggtggtttcccggacagggtttagattaatccaggactagaccttagttatattaggacatttaggtagttttttaaaacaaaaaaaaaaaaaacaatacttgtgtgcatcttgagacaaaattgATGGCACTGATTATGTTAAGATAGGCAAgagcaagatgtttttaaattaagtttaaattaactttaggaggttaaatattttttaccattggAAAAAGTCATAATATTTAAGATAAATCGGCAATTCCCTTGTCTCCAGAATGTGCATATGCACGGCTCAAAGGTTGCTTAAAGGTGCGCACATTCTCCCGTCAAGTATGCAAACTTATGTGAACCTTAATTTCATGTATGGTTGAGTtctctaaaccagtggttctcaaatggTTGAGTtctctaaaccagtggttctcaaactttttcagtgtgtggcCCCCCTTATGTACGGTGCCCcccaaaaagaaaatgtatgacaaaaaacagttctaaaacttaacattttaattaatcaaaacattaaattatacaaagtagtgctgtagGTTAgtagcctttttttttttaggtttaattacacagaattcatgataaattaatgtattttataaaactggggggccccctggcaccatcttgcggctggcccccagtttgagaaccactgctctaaacgGTAAGGCAAGtcgtggtatagtcacaaagtttttttttttattcgtgTTGAtggacatgaaaaagacatttgtgctcaatgaCACAAAAAGCGGAAAATCGTGTCATGAAcacgaataaataaatcaaatatttttgtcTACCAGAATTTAACTGTATTTACACTACAACTCTCAAAATATCCATTACACTCTAAATcagtaaaatatttcacagtcatgtttttttataaaacactatGTACAATCTATCCTCTCTTATTAACTCACCAGTAAATCAAACACAACTAGAAAAAATTGaatcaaaataatttacaaCTGGCAGTTCATTTGACAGATGCAACCAGTTATCATTATTTCTGTATGAGTGGTTACTTCTTTGGttatttgtacttttacttttttacgaTTTTTGACTACTTTACTGTCCCCTGCCTGCCACCCTCTCTTACACCCACTTCAAGGCTCCTGAAATTAAAAATCCATTAATTTTCTCCATAGACGTGGTGAGTTATAACTTTTACACCTTAAACACCCTAAATACAGACCTTATTGAAAGTTTGTATGTTGTGCAATATACTACAATTGGAATCAAGAAAAAAACTGAATAGGCACATTATCAGTTTTCAATAAACTGCATTTTCACCATTAGTGCTAATGCTATATATAGAAGATGGAAGGAGTACATGATTGCTCAGGGCTGTTTTGGAGTCTCATGACCTGACTGGACGACCACAGTAATTTTGAGAGGGAGAGTGTTTTAGAGAACAACATCTGTGATTTGGTCACATGGTGTTGTGATTTGGAACCAACGTCACCATTGGCGTAACCAGCATATGATACTGCTTGCCTTGCCTAATAACTTGTATAACAGCACAGTTTGACTGCCTTTAGCTTTACATAATTGttgtataaacataaaaaaaagttCAATACAAATTTCCCCGCCTGTATTCGCTGTTAAAATGTACACGTAGTTTTGGCTTTGTGGGTTTGTGTCATGTGGTCACGTTGACAAACCTCAATGGCCCTGAGAGCAGCAGACGGAGTGTCAATGAAAGATGCTTCTGTTTTATCAGGCGGTATTTCCTAATCCACATGAGCTTTACGTGACAGAGTTATAACATCTCTATGACGTTAAGGGGTCGGTACAATAGTTTGATGTTGACAAGTGAAGTGTGAGGCGCTGCATGGCCAAGAGCGCAAGACTCAGCATCCTCTCAAGTTAAGCTTTCATTTGTGCGCAGCCGCTAGAACGATAAATATGATTGATTGAGTTAGTTTGcaagtttttttcaaagttGCATGTTCGTTTCCATTCGGAACAGCGTTAACCCTTTTAAAACAGCACTGTAACGCGCACTGGATACATACTTTGCTGGTGATGATGATCCATTCTTAAAGTTTATAAAGAAAGTTAATAGGACATCAGAGTCACTCGCCACGCCATCACTTCGACACAACACACATGGATCACAGAACACAATCACATGCGTTCGACGCCGAAATGAACATGACTTTCAACAGCAGCGTAACGCCCGGAAACCTGAACTCCACGAGCATCGCCCAAATCATGATCCCGCAGGAGTTGTTTCTTGTGCTCGGCTTGATCAGTTTGGTGGAAAACATTTTGGTGGTTGTGGCAATCATCAAGAACAGAAATCTCCATTCGCCCATGTATTATTTCATCTGCTGTCTGGCAGTGTCGGATATGCTGGTGAGCGTCAGTAACGTGGTGGAGACGCTCTTCATGTTATTAACGGAGCAAGGGCTGCTGCTCGTCACGGCGAAAATGTTACAGCACCTGGACAATGTTATCGACATTATGATCTGCAGTTCGGTTGTGTCCTCGCTTTCTTTCCTGTGCACCATCGCTGCGGACCGCTACATCACCATCTTTTACGCGCTGCGCTATCACAGCATCATGACCACGCAGCGCGCCGTGGCCATCATCGCCGTGGTTTGGCTCACGAGCATCACCTCCAGCTCGTTGTTTATCGTTTATCACACCGACAACGCGGTGATCGCCTGTCTTGTCACGTTTTTTGGCGTGACGTTGGTGTTTACGGCGGTTCTGTACCTGCACATGTTCATCCTGGCGCACGTCCACTCCAGACGCATCATGGCTCTTCATAAAAAGAGCCGCCGACAGGCCACCAGCATGAAGGGAGCCATCACACTGACCATCTTGCTCGGGGTTTTTATCATCTGTTGGGGGCCTTTCTTCCTTCACCTCATTCTCATCCTCATCTGTCCCACAAACCCTTACTGCAAGTGTTACTTCAGCCACTTCAACCTCTTTCTCATTCTCATCATATGCAACTCCCTTATAGACCCGCTCATATACGCGTACCGCAGCCAGGAGCTGCGCAAGACACTGAAGGAAATCGTGCTCTGCTCGTGGTGCTTTGTGATGTGACAAGCTATCAACACGGGCTCACGTACCAGTGACCCTTATAACCTTTAGAAACACGTATTTCCTTAAAAGGATCCGATTACAAACAAGTGTTGTGCGTGGACCCCACTCCTCTTTCTTTGTGGAAATCATGGTTGATAAAGAAGGACAGTGGAAAAGGTAAAGACGAATTCCGTAAAATCAATAAAACtgctgaaagtttttttttattgggtTCCAGTATCTAATATATTTCAAGTAAAACCATCATGGCTCCAAACCAAAAAGAAATGTTTCATCCAGATCTCAGGGTTGGGACAGCTGAAACATCTATACACTGAGCACACTAAGTGCAGTTTAATATACCCAGAGCATTTGGGCAAATTCACGGCCTCAGAGTACATAGTAAAGGgttaattaaataaacaaaaaggttACCATTATGGCGATGACTGATGGTTAAACCAGAATGAATGCCCAGTGAGACAGTAAACCCTGGACTCCTgaaattcaataaaaaatgtgttcaaTGATCAACCAACAAGTATAAAAATTAGGAACTCTTGTGactctgtctgtaaaatccaagctaaataaagtcttataatctaatgatgagatgagaagcatcaaagtttgattatattttcacacaatgttaaaaaaaatcagttttgtgCTGAATTGAGCATATGCTGCAGGAAAATTAGTTTTTGTCTTTACCAAAGAAAGAACAACCATTTCCCTATCCTAGATatatattaatatgaataatatgaTCTACACTAATTTACTACAGGTGAGcagtaataatttttttcttttgtgttttaatCCAGAAacaagtaataaataaataaactcatttttttcatgGATTGCTATTCATAagtgtgtatattttatattgtgCAGGACATGTATACAGTACTCATCTATAATGGGTAGGAAATCTCTCACgtagtaatgtaacatgattcATTCAAAACTAGCTCTGACTTTACAGACAGTCAAAAAAGGAAAAGTTCATTCAGCAAAAATCCATTccttaagagttttttttttgtttctttattttaacTTATTGTTGTAATTGTTTGATAGTTTTTTGTTACGTCAATAGAAACAGACAATCTACCTTCAAACTGTATGATTCAGTTGTGTACATTTTGTAAGAATGCTATTTTATGTCCCTAATgctatcaacattttggatgtcaTTGTATGTTTTCAGTaagtaaagaaaaaaatatgcactggGTACACTGTCAGAATAGAAGGTACAAAACTGTCGCTGGGGTTGTGCCAAAAGGTATATTTTTGttccccaaaaggtacaacatttcaatgttgTATAGTCATAAGGTACAAGGGTGAAccttagggtaccaccccagtgacagaaaaggtacagttttgtaccttttttgtggctttttttctgaaagtgttAGTTATTGAAACAAACActttggatttttttgaaaatgtattttagcaCAATGGTGTGTAGACAATGAAGACAACTGTCTGGTCAGACATAAATTattgggttgttgttacccaacccaacattgggtcatttttaacccagcattgtttttttgcattgtcagtgatgtgttttgtccaatatttacaaAACCGGGTTTTTATACAACCCAGCACTTTTTAGAGTGCAAAatatatgactttttttttgtttttgtagctGTCACAGAAATACACAAAGAAGTAACAAAGTGAAAATTTCTAAATTACGCAAAATTTGTTATGTATGACCATTGCTACTAAACAAAGACGTGGTTTCCCATTGTGTTGTCTCAGGATCCACatcagtattatttttttgtaaggtaaggtttgtttgtaaaaactacttaaatgtcttaataactaaggccttgtcctggatcagtctaaaccctgtctgggaaaccacccctttttAAATCTCTTTGCATTGATTCATGATGTAAAACTATAAACTCTATTTTTACAGTCAAcgtaactttatttatttggtcTACGACTCTTTTTGTtgtttatcattattattttatcaCTGTTTAGGGCATGAGGAAATCCATTATAGATACACTCTTGACTTTTTCTATTTGCTGTAATTAAAGCCCATCATAAGTTGTTTCACGTGTTTGAGATGATGCTCTGGGCAAAAGAACTGAGTAATGAAAACTATCATGGATTACATACCATTACATTAGACCACTTAATCTTCTGTCTTTCACTACTAACAGTTTCTTTGAACTTTTCAAAACATCACAAAACAGACAGACTGGTGATCttacatacaaaaacaaatattgtgcCCAATTTGAAATAATTAGATGAGCTAGCAATGATCTATAAATGACTGGTCAAAAAATCCTTTGGAATAATCCTCCCATAAATATCACAGTCACATTTTGACTTGCCTGTCGTTCTTGTGCGACAATAAGATGTTTTTGAATTGTATCCCTAACTAATGGAATCATTTGGGCTTTAATTTCAGTATGTTATAATAAACTAATGTTGGATACATAAAGACAGCAGCCGGTAAAGAACAAGATGAGCAGAATAAATGAAGTCTTGTCACACTGTATCAGGTTAACCAGAATTAAAACTCATGCTCTCCGACCAAAGCCAAAACAAGTACTTAGCCTTGGATTTGATCAAACAAAGAAGGCTTTATTTGTCTAATCCAGACTTGTGAAATATGAAGCAGATTTGGAGTGTTCTGCTCAGTTATTTATCTCTTTTTCTGTTGTTGTGCAACATAAAAAATGTGCTTTCTACTACTGTTGCATTATGAGAGaaatcaaaataataaataaatgaagctGAGCTGCCCTCAGTTAGCCTATTTAAGGGGCTAAAGATCCCCACTACCTGTTTGACAGGTTCAGTGTTCCCCgacctacatattttatgaaaaaGGGCTGTCAAAAGTTTTCAAAATTTCTGCTCTATACTAATATAATGAACCAAATACATGATGATGTGCACTTTTAGGTGGCCCTTTATAAAAAGAGACAAAGGTAAGTAGTTTAgtagttcttatttttatgttttatgtttacCTTAGGATTAAGCTAATTAAATGAGTCAACAATTCAATGGTTGATAAACAACTTCATTTGTGTAGAAAGTCTGTAGGTCATTCAGCAACAGAATCATATGACTCTATTAGCTATGGAATGCCATAATGAAACACTGCTTAATTACCTGAAGGATTCACATTATACTCATTGCTGTTCATTACTGGATGAGAATATAATTCGATTTGGTTTTCTTAGATAGTTTCCtataaatataacaaataaGCAACCTATTCAGATTTATCCCTTATAAATGCATCCAAACAAAAACAGTGATCTATTGAAACCCAAAACAAAATGTTCTGAAACCCCGCAAGCCCTAAAAACTAATCCACGTATCTGCCACAGACATTTTGTCAAATCCTGTTTCACTAGTTCGCCTGCCAATTTGgtcttaataattaatggttaacaaacttggcttgctgtcctcaAGGAAGCTCTGAACCTTCAGAGAGACTGAACCTGAAGTTAAATCCCCCTGTAACAGAACTGCACAAAAGGAGGAAAGAGAGCAGCATAGGAGGAgatggggaggaggagggatgctggaAGAATTGTCGTTGGGTGCGGAGGCGATGAGACTGCGGCTTAAATACGCTCCATAGTCTAAATGATAGGCCTGAATGATTTTTCACGAGTTTGTCTGCCCATtcagtcttaataattaatggtTATCAAACTTGTCTTGCTGTCCTTGAAGGGGGCTGTAATGTGGCTGTCCAAACATGAAACAAGACTGGATCTAAATGCAGatataaactttaataaatccAAACAAGCAATATAATTTAACAACATGAAAACTGTGGAATGGTATAACATGACATGCACAAACTACCAAAAACATTCAATAACCGACAAGAGACAATAGTAACAAGAGggctatactgtatataaacacaGTGAATCAAACATAGAACAAGAAAACCTCAAATCAAAACCTGACACATAGAGAATAAGGAAACGAGACAAATGACAATGAACGTTTACAAAAAAGACAGGAAAAAACCCTGACAGAAGTTTTGAATTTGGCCTTTGAATCTAAAACTGAATCTGTGGCCGGGGCTCAAGCCCCAattcaacccccccccccaaatgtTTTAGGGACAGCAAGCTAGGAAGATGCCTGTAATAAAGTTAGGTAAGACTTTATATCctctttccctctctctctctctctctctctctctctctctctttcccccAAAGATGATTAATTGATTATTTTAATTGGGCTACCCATAAAAAAAGTTCCATTTGAAAAcatgttaaatatatattacattaattttCAAATTTCTCTCTTGAGAGGTGCCACCTGAGATCCTGAGGCGTATCCTCATGAATGTTAGAGAAGATGGAGATGTGGCTTTTCCTCAGACTGTCTCTGACATTCCGGCTTTTCCGTGATGTTGCTAGTGAAGCATCTTTCAGAGAAAAGGCTCCTGTTGCCTGGTTTGACCGTGAGTTATTTACAGCATTGCATTTGCAGCAAAAAGGTCATGAATGTGACCTCAGGGAGCACACCTCATTGATAAAATGtatgtcactttggataaaaaacaTCTATCAactgtgtaaatgtaaatgtgtgtgtttaacaGTGATTTTTATTCTAAAAAgtgattttattctgtaaagtaTTACTAGATTTAGACTATATAACTGtagttaatttttaaaagttacttatcttgtttaaaatatgtgttaacTGGAATGCATTCTCTATAAAATACACAGACACATATTGAGTGCTATATGTTCTTTACAGACTGTCTACCAGGTTATGTTGGAGTTGGAAGGAAATGTGTCCCAGGGACAAATTGTTCATCTATTCTGCATCAATGAATCACCATAAACTATTTACGATCACTTTAGACAAAAGCGTTACCTGACCTGCAGTCAATTATACTGTATGTGACCTTGCCTGTAAAAAACACACTGAAAGCATTACAGTTTTGAGATAATGAGCAACAATGTGTACTTTTTATGTTTTACATTGATTTCGACCTTTGACAATATTTAAGATATGAGAGGATCTTtccacagaatgttctttatgtaGTATGAGCTTATGTAGAAGAAAGTAAATAACAGAAAAATAACTTTAGATGAGTTTTCACAGTTAGGGTCACAAATTGGATTTACTttcatgtttaatgttgatTGTTTGAATGTTTCGATATTTGCTGTCACTGATCAGTGAATTGAATAGGCTGTGGGAACtggaattttttttcattacttaAGTTCTTCACTGTTTATTCAATGACTtgaatagtatttttttttttaaataaactcaaATACAACActcaaatgtttgtttatttaaaatgttacatatgaCATTGCTAATATACCTTAGCTCATTGTTTAAAAATGCTTGTTTAATACTGGCTGTGAACACTATTAACAATGCcaaaaatttaataattttacacgTTTCTCATCCAATACGATCAGCTTTCAAGGCTAAATTAGGTAAAATAACTTGCTCTATAATAAAGCTCTGCAAGAAACTACAAGCACTGAACACACAGAAACATTAATTGTTTTGCACGTTGGTACATTATTACCCTTTACAGTACTCACTCAATACGTAATGGATTTACTTTCACTGCGCATGCGTGTTTAAACGCCCATTACGTATTGGAATACGTCATTGGGCTACATGCTGCGCTTCTCTCTTGTTTTAAATacgattaatttttttatttgtttatttatttatttattttccttcTCGTTTCATTGTATGTCGGTGCAGtgctattttgtatttgtatttattttgtctTGCAAAAAATCTTGTTTTGAATCACTGAATCGCTAGATGTCGCTACAAAACTAGACacagaaaatcataacaacacAGCCCATATGCTTGTGTTATAACAAATATAATAGTGACAACAGTCAGTGATTTATCAACCTTTTAGGATGCTGACCATGATGAAGATGTTGTAGTTCTTCTGAAGCTAAGTAATACTGTCATCATTTTTCCTGTTTCATAATTCAGATGTGACGCTAAGTGGCTAACACGCTGGCTAAATGTCTGAAATGTGTTAGCACACAGTGAACCTGTCTTATGTTTcatatatttaaacattaattagTCTGTACGGATTGTCAAACGATACATTTTGCAGTCATTTGGCTTTGTGAGTGTTGCATGTGCTACTTGATGTTGGTTAGCAGCCCGGTGATCCAGCGTAAAGTACATATGTGTACACATCTAATACTTATATGTAACTCAATAGTAAAACTGCTGTTTCTATAATGTGGGTATAGTTGTATTAATGTTAGAGTGTGGTCAGATGTCAGACATCATACAGATGATACTGCTGCTCAATTCAAAAGGGATTTGTTTCATGTGATGATGAGGGGTTCACAGGAGGGTTGCCAGGTCTGCGTAACAAAACCTTCCCAATGGCTAATCAAAAAAAGCCCAAAACCTTAGGTCAAACACCAAGACTCAAATTATGCCACTCCAATATAcactaaaatatattcaatACCTAAAATACAATTCCTTCTTAAAAAGCACT
This window harbors:
- the mc1r gene encoding melanocyte-stimulating hormone receptor, with amino-acid sequence MDHRTQSHAFDAEMNMTFNSSVTPGNLNSTSIAQIMIPQELFLVLGLISLVENILVVVAIIKNRNLHSPMYYFICCLAVSDMLVSVSNVVETLFMLLTEQGLLLVTAKMLQHLDNVIDIMICSSVVSSLSFLCTIAADRYITIFYALRYHSIMTTQRAVAIIAVVWLTSITSSSLFIVYHTDNAVIACLVTFFGVTLVFTAVLYLHMFILAHVHSRRIMALHKKSRRQATSMKGAITLTILLGVFIICWGPFFLHLILILICPTNPYCKCYFSHFNLFLILIICNSLIDPLIYAYRSQELRKTLKEIVLCSWCFVM